The Sinomicrobium kalidii genome contains a region encoding:
- a CDS encoding VWA domain-containing protein, with protein MSVIYIIIAGIVALLAAIFQYGKAKGKSKENLLFAFLRFVSVFAILLLLINPEFKKVSVYREKPGLAIITDNSSSIAHLNAKKNVQDVIAALESNGQLAERFSIDHYTFGQTLENDRSVTFEEHQTDLNAALSSIKEIYRGKQATAILITDGNQTYGEDYTYTSLNYPFPVFPVAVGDTTTYDDLKIHRLNVNRYAYFKNKFPVEIILNYDGKTPVNSNFRIVSGNRTLFQKKVRFSPEKKSEVIQAHLEADTRGVLTFRAEILPVESEKNTKNNYKAFGIEVIDQKTEVLILSDIVHPDIGALKRSIEANEERNVTVGRPNLDINKLNDFQLVVLYQPDASFASVFEQLRKLHKNIFIIGGESTDWNFLNRAQTDFSKKGNGFTEEVQGSYNESYAAFATENIGFSHYPPLRAAFGDISFNTPYETILFQKVKGVLTTAPLLFTMEKDNHRTAVLLGEDLWKWRMQDYRENSTSEKFDGFVGKLVFFLASDKKRDRLEIDYNTFYDGSSGVVITAQYFDKNYIFNKEASLHIAVKKSGENTEKTFPMLLRNNYYEADLSTLEAGEYSFTVRAAGDNIKRSGQFKILEFDVEEQYVQADMQKLQQLAANTKGRAFYHNSPDSLSAMLLEDTRFKPIQKSKENIVPLLDWKILLFLIVLLLSVEWFLRKYKGLI; from the coding sequence ATGTCTGTTATATATATCATTATAGCAGGAATAGTTGCGCTCCTTGCAGCAATATTCCAATACGGAAAAGCAAAAGGCAAGTCAAAAGAAAACTTGCTTTTTGCTTTTTTGCGATTCGTTTCGGTCTTTGCCATCCTGCTGCTGCTCATCAACCCAGAGTTTAAAAAAGTATCCGTATACCGGGAAAAGCCCGGCCTTGCCATAATTACAGACAATTCGTCTTCCATAGCCCACCTGAACGCGAAAAAAAACGTACAGGATGTCATCGCCGCCCTGGAAAGTAACGGGCAGCTCGCAGAAAGGTTCTCCATAGACCACTATACCTTCGGACAAACACTTGAAAATGACCGTTCCGTCACCTTCGAAGAGCACCAAACCGACCTGAATGCCGCCCTGTCTTCCATAAAAGAAATTTACAGGGGAAAACAGGCAACCGCAATACTGATTACCGACGGCAATCAAACCTATGGTGAAGACTATACATACACCTCACTGAACTACCCTTTCCCGGTATTCCCGGTGGCAGTGGGTGATACAACCACCTATGACGACCTGAAAATACACAGGCTCAATGTGAACCGGTATGCCTATTTTAAAAATAAGTTTCCCGTTGAAATCATCCTCAATTATGACGGAAAAACCCCGGTAAACAGCAATTTTCGCATTGTTTCGGGCAACCGTACCCTCTTTCAGAAAAAAGTACGCTTTTCCCCGGAAAAAAAGTCGGAAGTCATCCAGGCCCACCTGGAAGCAGATACCCGGGGAGTCCTTACCTTCAGGGCAGAAATACTTCCGGTGGAAAGTGAAAAGAACACCAAAAACAATTACAAGGCATTCGGTATAGAGGTTATCGACCAAAAAACGGAAGTGCTGATCCTCTCAGACATAGTACACCCCGATATCGGTGCCTTAAAGCGAAGCATAGAGGCCAACGAAGAACGGAATGTCACCGTAGGCAGACCGAACTTAGACATAAACAAATTAAATGATTTTCAACTTGTTGTGCTCTATCAACCCGACGCCTCCTTTGCCAGTGTGTTTGAACAACTCCGTAAACTGCATAAAAATATCTTTATCATCGGTGGTGAAAGCACGGACTGGAACTTTCTCAACCGGGCCCAAACCGATTTTTCAAAAAAGGGGAACGGTTTTACCGAAGAGGTCCAGGGCAGTTATAACGAAAGCTATGCCGCTTTCGCCACAGAAAATATCGGGTTTTCACACTACCCCCCGCTCCGTGCAGCTTTCGGTGATATTTCGTTCAATACGCCCTACGAAACTATTTTGTTTCAAAAAGTAAAAGGCGTGCTCACTACGGCCCCCTTACTCTTCACCATGGAAAAAGACAATCACAGGACCGCCGTATTGCTCGGCGAGGACCTGTGGAAGTGGAGGATGCAGGACTACCGGGAAAACAGCACTTCTGAAAAATTTGACGGTTTTGTCGGTAAACTGGTGTTTTTCCTCGCATCCGACAAGAAAAGAGACCGGCTCGAAATTGATTACAATACCTTTTACGACGGGAGTTCCGGTGTAGTTATCACGGCACAGTACTTTGACAAAAATTATATTTTTAACAAGGAGGCCTCGCTTCATATAGCTGTAAAGAAATCGGGTGAAAACACGGAAAAAACATTTCCCATGCTATTGAGAAACAATTATTACGAGGCCGATCTCAGTACTCTTGAAGCCGGGGAATACTCCTTTACGGTGCGTGCAGCGGGCGATAACATAAAACGATCGGGCCAATTCAAGATACTGGAGTTTGATGTGGAAGAACAATATGTACAGGCCGATATGCAAAAATTACAGCAACTTGCGGCTAACACGAAGGGCAGGGCCTTTTATCACAATTCCCCGGACAGCCTTTCCGCCATGTTACTCGAAGACACCAGATTCAAACCCATTCAGAAAAGTAAAGAAAATATCGTACCTTTACTGGATTGGAAAATTCTGCTGTTTCTTATTGTACTGTTACTTTCGGTAGAATGGTTCCTCAGAAAATACAAAGGGCTTATTTAA
- the fabG gene encoding 3-oxoacyl-[acyl-carrier-protein] reductase, with protein MKLLEGKTAIITGASRGIGKGIAQVFAREGANIAFTYSASAEAAAELEKELVSLGIKAKGYQSNAAGFDDAQKLAEDVMGDFGSIDILINNAGITKDNLLMRISEEDFDKVIEVNLKSVFNMTKAVQRTMLKQRKGSIINMSSVVGVKGNAGQTNYAASKAGIIGFTKSVALELGSRNIRCNAIAPGFIETEMTAKLDEKTVQGWREGIPLKRGGTPEDVANACLFLASDLSTYITGQVLNVDGGMLT; from the coding sequence ATGAAACTTTTAGAAGGAAAAACAGCTATCATCACCGGCGCAAGCAGAGGAATAGGAAAAGGCATTGCGCAGGTTTTTGCCCGTGAAGGCGCCAATATTGCATTTACATACAGTGCTTCGGCAGAAGCCGCCGCCGAGCTGGAAAAAGAACTTGTGTCCCTCGGCATAAAAGCCAAAGGATACCAGAGTAATGCCGCCGGTTTTGACGATGCCCAAAAACTGGCCGAAGATGTTATGGGTGATTTCGGAAGTATTGATATCCTGATCAACAATGCCGGGATCACTAAAGACAACCTCCTGATGCGCATTTCCGAAGAAGACTTTGACAAAGTGATAGAGGTCAACCTCAAGTCTGTTTTCAACATGACCAAAGCAGTACAGCGAACCATGCTGAAGCAGCGAAAAGGTTCCATTATCAACATGAGCTCCGTGGTTGGTGTTAAAGGGAATGCGGGACAAACCAATTACGCTGCATCCAAAGCCGGGATCATCGGTTTTACAAAATCCGTAGCCCTCGAACTCGGCTCGCGGAACATCCGGTGCAATGCCATAGCCCCGGGATTCATAGAAACCGAAATGACCGCCAAACTCGATGAAAAGACCGTACAGGGATGGAGGGAAGGAATTCCGCTGAAACGGGGCGGCACTCCCGAAGATGTGGCCAATGCCTGCTTGTTCCTCGCTTCGGACCTCAGTACCTATATCACGGGACAGGTATTGAATGTAGACGGCGGAATGCTTACCTGA
- a CDS encoding M16 family metallopeptidase translates to MKKVILLFVSLSFFSIGCKQTTETGTTTTLHTDPNGFSYETVDNDPTGLRLYTLDNGLKVYLSKNTDEPKIQTFIAVRAGSVYDPADNTGLAHYLEHMVFKGTDEIGTQDWEKERPLLEKIAALYEEHKAEKDPKKKKAIYRTIDSVSQEASKISIANEYDKMASSLGAEGTNAWTWHEETVYVNKIPSNELDKWLLLESERFSQLVLRLFHTELEAVYEEFNRSQDNDGRKINYALMDALFPTHPYGQQPTIGVSEHLKNPSMAAIHNYYDKYYVPNNMAVVLVGDIDFDETIQKVNDNFGDFEHKEVTHPERPEEEAITASMEREVFGPEAESVTLAFRTKGIGTKEENYVTLIDYILANSTAGLIDLDLNQKQKVQRAGSYTRFSNDYGTHTLYGNPKSGQSLNEVKDLLLGEIEKVKKGEFDDWMIEAVINDMKLSQIRQFEDASAVAYAYVNAFVHFQDWEDKVKQLDEMKKITKQDLVDFANTFYKDNYAVVYKRQGENKDLVKVEKPEITPVQLNRDKKSAFLENFNSIEAPDIKPVYVDYDAAIKETALNNNINVSYIENEINDLVQLNFIFDMGKDNDKKLGLAIGYLEYLGTDKYSPEALKKEFYKLGIDYGVNSGNDQAYLSLSGLKENLPEGLELLEHLWSNAVADQDTYDKYVQKIAKQREDNKTSKGNILWYGLRNFGQYGENSRLRDIYTIGELRETDPTELVNLVKDLRKYKHRIFYYGNDIDAAVTALNEKHQVPDNLEEYPEQKNYTAKETGGNVYFVDYDMVQAEMLFLSKGDTFDPEKMAAASLFNTYFGSGLSSILFQEIRESKSLAYSAFSAYASASEAGKPDYIQAYIGTQANKLPQAVEAMMELMNNMPEAEEQFNAAKKSALKKLAADRINKASIFWNFERLKKRGITHDNRKEIYNHIQDMTLQDLKTFFNENIKGASYDIMVIGNKKDLDMKALGKLGKVNELDVDYLFNYEKPVPVKS, encoded by the coding sequence ATGAAAAAAGTAATTTTACTGTTTGTCTCCCTCTCCTTTTTTAGTATCGGCTGTAAACAAACAACAGAAACCGGAACGACCACTACCCTCCATACCGATCCCAACGGATTTTCCTATGAAACCGTAGACAACGACCCCACAGGCCTCAGACTTTACACTCTGGACAACGGCCTTAAAGTATATCTCAGCAAAAACACCGACGAACCCAAGATACAGACCTTTATCGCCGTAAGGGCCGGTTCGGTATATGACCCTGCAGACAACACAGGCCTCGCCCACTACCTGGAACATATGGTGTTTAAGGGCACCGATGAAATAGGCACACAGGACTGGGAAAAGGAACGCCCGCTCCTGGAAAAAATAGCTGCACTCTACGAAGAACACAAAGCCGAAAAGGACCCGAAAAAGAAAAAAGCCATTTACAGGACCATCGACAGTGTATCCCAGGAAGCCTCCAAAATCTCCATAGCCAACGAATACGACAAAATGGCAAGCTCGCTCGGCGCGGAAGGTACCAATGCCTGGACATGGCACGAAGAAACCGTATATGTTAACAAGATCCCGTCTAACGAACTGGACAAATGGCTCCTGCTGGAAAGCGAAAGGTTCAGCCAGCTGGTCCTGCGGCTGTTTCATACCGAACTGGAAGCGGTATACGAAGAATTTAACCGATCGCAGGATAACGACGGCAGAAAAATAAACTATGCCCTCATGGATGCCCTGTTCCCGACACATCCGTACGGCCAGCAACCCACCATCGGGGTCTCGGAACACCTCAAAAACCCCTCCATGGCAGCCATCCACAATTACTACGATAAATATTATGTACCCAATAACATGGCCGTCGTCCTGGTAGGAGATATCGATTTTGACGAAACCATACAAAAAGTCAACGATAATTTCGGTGATTTTGAACACAAGGAGGTCACCCACCCGGAACGGCCGGAAGAAGAGGCCATAACCGCTTCCATGGAAAGGGAGGTATTTGGTCCCGAGGCCGAAAGCGTTACCCTGGCATTCCGTACAAAAGGCATTGGCACAAAAGAAGAAAACTACGTTACCCTCATAGATTATATCCTCGCCAACAGTACTGCCGGGCTTATTGACCTCGATCTCAACCAGAAACAGAAAGTTCAGCGGGCCGGTTCATATACCCGCTTCTCCAACGATTACGGTACACATACACTGTATGGCAATCCGAAATCCGGACAATCGCTGAATGAAGTAAAAGACCTGTTGCTCGGTGAAATTGAAAAAGTGAAAAAGGGAGAATTCGACGACTGGATGATCGAAGCCGTTATCAATGACATGAAATTATCACAAATACGCCAGTTCGAAGATGCTTCAGCCGTGGCCTATGCCTATGTCAATGCCTTCGTACATTTCCAGGACTGGGAAGACAAGGTAAAACAACTGGATGAAATGAAAAAGATCACCAAACAGGACCTGGTCGATTTTGCCAATACCTTCTATAAAGACAATTACGCCGTGGTTTACAAAAGACAGGGAGAGAACAAGGACCTGGTCAAAGTCGAAAAACCGGAGATCACTCCCGTACAGTTAAACAGGGATAAAAAATCGGCGTTCCTCGAAAATTTCAACAGTATAGAAGCCCCCGACATCAAACCTGTTTACGTGGATTACGACGCCGCCATAAAAGAGACCGCGCTGAATAACAATATCAACGTCTCTTATATAGAAAATGAAATAAACGATCTGGTCCAGCTTAATTTTATCTTTGATATGGGCAAGGACAATGACAAAAAACTCGGCCTTGCCATAGGGTACCTGGAATATCTCGGAACAGACAAGTATTCTCCCGAGGCACTTAAAAAGGAATTTTACAAACTCGGTATAGATTACGGGGTGAACTCGGGGAATGACCAGGCCTATCTTTCCCTTTCCGGATTGAAAGAAAACCTGCCCGAAGGCCTCGAACTGCTGGAACACCTCTGGAGTAATGCCGTTGCCGATCAGGACACCTATGACAAATACGTACAGAAAATTGCCAAACAGCGGGAAGACAACAAAACCAGTAAGGGCAATATACTGTGGTACGGCCTTAGGAATTTCGGACAATACGGCGAAAATTCCAGGCTCAGGGACATTTATACCATCGGCGAACTCCGGGAAACCGATCCGACCGAACTGGTAAACCTGGTTAAAGACCTCAGGAAATACAAACACCGCATTTTTTACTACGGCAATGATATAGATGCCGCGGTGACCGCCCTGAACGAAAAACATCAGGTGCCCGATAACCTGGAAGAATATCCCGAACAGAAAAATTACACGGCCAAGGAAACCGGGGGCAACGTTTATTTTGTAGATTACGACATGGTTCAGGCCGAAATGCTGTTCCTTTCAAAAGGAGACACTTTTGATCCCGAAAAAATGGCTGCGGCAAGCCTGTTCAATACCTATTTCGGGAGTGGCCTCTCCTCCATCCTGTTCCAGGAGATCAGGGAATCGAAATCGCTGGCCTATTCCGCATTCTCGGCCTACGCCAGCGCTTCGGAAGCCGGAAAGCCCGACTACATCCAGGCCTATATAGGCACACAGGCCAATAAATTGCCCCAGGCTGTAGAAGCCATGATGGAACTCATGAACAACATGCCCGAAGCTGAGGAGCAATTTAATGCCGCCAAAAAATCGGCCCTGAAAAAACTCGCAGCCGATCGCATAAACAAGGCCAGCATTTTCTGGAACTTCGAACGGCTCAAAAAACGGGGGATCACCCACGATAACCGGAAAGAAATCTATAATCACATACAGGATATGACCTTACAGGACCTCAAAACCTTCTTTAATGAAAATATTAAGGGAGCGTCCTATGATATCATGGTCATCGGTAACAAAAAGGACCTGGATATGAAGGCCCTGGGCAAACTGGGAAAAGTTAATGAACTGGATGTGGACTACCTGTTCAATTATGAAAAACCGGTGCCCGTAAAATCATAG
- the sucD gene encoding succinate--CoA ligase subunit alpha encodes MSVLVNKDSKIIVQGFTGSEGTFHAEQMIEYGTNVVGGVTPGKGGQEHLGRPVFNTVKDAVDKAGADTSIIFVPPAFAADAIMEAADAGIKVIITITEGIPVADMITASNYIKNKDCRLIGPNCPGVITPGEAKVGIMPGFVFKKGNVGIVSKSGTLTYEAADQVVRQGQGITTAIGIGGDPIIGTTTKEAVELLMNDPETACIVMIGEIGGQLEADAAKWVREDGNRKPVVGFIAGETAPKGRTMGHAGAIVGGADDTAEAKKRIMKECGIHVVDSPAEIGKKVAEVLG; translated from the coding sequence ATGAGTGTTTTAGTCAACAAGGATTCAAAAATAATTGTACAAGGTTTCACCGGTAGTGAAGGTACTTTTCACGCTGAACAGATGATAGAATACGGTACCAATGTAGTAGGCGGAGTGACTCCGGGAAAAGGTGGTCAGGAACACCTCGGACGCCCCGTTTTCAACACGGTAAAAGATGCTGTGGACAAAGCAGGCGCCGATACTTCCATCATCTTCGTTCCGCCCGCTTTTGCCGCCGATGCCATTATGGAAGCTGCCGATGCAGGTATAAAGGTAATCATTACCATAACCGAAGGTATCCCGGTTGCCGATATGATCACGGCCTCCAACTATATAAAAAACAAGGATTGCAGGCTAATCGGCCCTAACTGCCCCGGTGTTATTACTCCCGGAGAAGCCAAGGTAGGCATCATGCCCGGCTTTGTATTCAAGAAAGGAAATGTAGGTATCGTGTCCAAATCAGGAACCCTTACCTATGAAGCCGCAGACCAGGTAGTACGTCAGGGACAGGGCATTACCACGGCAATAGGTATCGGAGGCGACCCCATCATCGGGACCACAACGAAAGAAGCCGTAGAGTTACTGATGAACGATCCCGAAACAGCATGTATCGTCATGATCGGGGAAATCGGAGGGCAACTCGAAGCCGATGCCGCCAAATGGGTCAGGGAAGACGGAAACAGAAAACCCGTTGTCGGATTCATAGCGGGCGAAACCGCCCCCAAAGGAAGGACCATGGGACATGCCGGAGCCATTGTAGGAGGTGCCGATGATACTGCCGAAGCCAAAAAACGAATTATGAAAGAATGCGGCATCCATGTGGTGGACTCTCCCGCGGAAATCGGTAAAAAAGTGGCTGAAGTTCTCGGATAA
- a CDS encoding UDP-3-O-(3-hydroxymyristoyl)glucosamine N-acyltransferase, protein MKFPQVHTLRQIATILDCDFSGPEDFPVHGMNEIHVVESGDIVFVDHPKYYDKALNSAATVILINKQVKCPEGKALLLSDDPFRDFNKLTNYFRPFEKAAGLIAPSASIGKNTIIQPNVFIGNNVTIGENCVIHPNVIIYDHTVIGNNVTIHAGTVLGADAFYYKNRPEGFDKLISGGRVVIEDHVDLGALCTIDRGVTGSTLIKEGSKLDNQVHVGHDTVIGKKCLIASQTGIAGCVIIEDEVTIWGQVGMTSDITIGAGAVILAQSGISKSLPGNTTYFGCPAEEARKKYRELASIRKIPDIIEKLNERDAG, encoded by the coding sequence ATGAAATTTCCACAGGTACACACCCTAAGGCAAATAGCTACCATACTGGACTGTGATTTTTCAGGACCGGAAGACTTCCCGGTACACGGAATGAATGAAATTCACGTTGTAGAATCCGGGGATATCGTTTTTGTTGACCATCCGAAATATTATGACAAGGCACTGAATTCCGCGGCAACCGTGATCCTCATCAATAAACAGGTGAAATGCCCGGAAGGCAAGGCTCTGCTCCTTTCGGATGACCCTTTCAGGGACTTCAACAAGCTCACCAATTATTTCCGCCCTTTCGAAAAGGCGGCAGGCCTCATTGCGCCTTCCGCTTCTATAGGAAAAAACACAATTATTCAGCCCAACGTTTTTATCGGCAACAATGTCACCATAGGCGAAAATTGTGTTATACATCCCAACGTCATCATTTATGATCATACCGTGATCGGCAATAATGTGACCATTCACGCCGGTACCGTATTGGGAGCGGATGCCTTTTACTACAAAAACAGGCCCGAAGGGTTTGACAAACTTATTTCGGGAGGCCGGGTGGTCATAGAAGACCACGTAGACCTGGGCGCCCTGTGTACCATTGACAGGGGGGTTACCGGAAGTACACTAATAAAAGAAGGTTCCAAACTGGACAACCAGGTTCATGTGGGGCACGATACGGTGATCGGTAAAAAATGCCTTATCGCCTCGCAAACGGGGATAGCCGGTTGTGTTATTATTGAAGATGAGGTTACCATCTGGGGGCAGGTGGGCATGACCAGCGACATAACCATCGGTGCCGGCGCGGTGATCCTCGCACAATCGGGAATCAGCAAATCGCTTCCGGGAAATACCACGTATTTCGGCTGTCCGGCGGAAGAAGCCCGTAAAAAGTACAGGGAACTGGCATCCATACGGAAAATCCCGGATATTATAGAAAAATTAAACGAGAGGGATGCAGGCTAA